AGCCCGCCCGCACCGACGACGAGGACGCGGGCGTTCTTCAGCCTGCGCTGCCCGCTCATGCCGATCTGCGGGAGGCTCAGGTGGCGGGCATAACGAGCGAGCTCGGTCGGCGAGAGCGGTGCAGACTCGGTGACGAGCGGCGGGAGAGACATGCCTCGACTCTACCGACGGTGTGCTGGCTGTCGGTCGTCACGGGCACGTGTAGCCGCCGTCGGCGAACCCTGCCTGCTCCTCGAAATAGTTGCCGCACGGGTCGATGCCCTCCCGGAGGTACAGGGCCGTGAACGACGGGCCGAAGAGCCTCCACTGACGCACGTGCTCGAGCTCGTGCACGATCAGGCTGCTGTCCAGCACCTGCTGGTCGCGCGCGGTGAGGAACGTGTCGCCGTACGTCGTGCCACCACGCTGGGCGAGCACGGACGTCACACCGAAGCAGACCCACAGGCCCTCCTGGGGCTCGCACGTGGCGCCGTCTGCGAGGGCGTCGGCACGGTGCTCGACGCCCTGCAGGGCTGCGCGTACCTGTCGGTGAGCGGTGCAGAGCGAGGACCCGACGCCCTCGGTCGGGCACAGGCTCCCGGCGTACGGACCCGAGTCGTACGGCGCTGCGCCGCCGGCCGTGCCGGACGTCAGCACGCCACCGGACGTCAGCACGCCACCGGACGTCAGCACGCCACCGGACGTGAGCACGCCACCGAGCGCGAGGACGACCGCCACGGCTCGAGCGAACGTGCTCACGCCGCTCGGGCCGCCGCGATCTTCGCGTCGGCGTCAGCGTGCACACGCTTCTCGACGACGAACGACATGACGGGGACGACCCCGCCGAGCACCATGACGACGAGGCGTCCGAACGCCCAGCGCATCTTGCTCCACAGGTCGACGACCGTGATGAGGTACACGACGTAGATCCAGCCGTGGGCGAAGGGGATCCATGCGATGAAGCGCTTGGCGTCGGGCCCGATCCGCAGGCCGTAGACGAGGACCATCTCCACGCACAGCAGCAAGAGCATGACTCCGGTCACATAGGCCATGAAGCGGTAGCGCTTGAGCGCACCCTCCCCCGCCACGATGATCTTCTCCCGTGCGGCGCGGGCCGCTGCGCCCGAGCCGGGCGCGGAACCGTCGCCGACGTCTCCGGGCGTGGTCGGGGCGTCGGGCGTCGAAGGTGATGTCATGGCGTGCCTTCCGAAATTGCGTGGCCCGGTGTCGGTGCCACGACCTAATGTTAGTGATCGTGCGCCCCCTCCCCCTCCCGGATCCTGGGACCCCTCCCCTCACCTCACCTCTCGCGTTCCTCCTGTGGCAGGCACGCCAGCAGCGCGGTGTCCTTGCGCTGTCTGTCACCTGCGGCATCCTCACCTTCCTCTCGCAGGCGGTCACTCCCTTCGTGCTGGGCCACGCGCTCGACGAAGGGCTCGAGAAAGGCCTGGGACGCACCCTCCTGCTGTGGGCTCTCGTCATGCTGGGGGCCGGCGTGGTCCAGGTCGTGGCCGGCGCGTTCGGCCACCGCTTCGACGTCGAGAACTGGCTCCGGGCCGCCTTCTCGACGTCGCAGCTCGTCGGCGACACGATCAGTCGCAGCGGCGACGCGATCACCGAAGACCTCGCGACCGGCGAGGTCGTCTCGACGGTCGCCACCGACGCCATGCGCCTCGGCGAGCTCTTCTTCAACGCCGCCCGCCTCATCGGGAGCCTCGTCGCGTACGTCGGCGTGGCCGTCCTCATGCTCGTGACCTCACCGTCGCTCGGGATCGTCGTGGTCGTCGGTCTGCCAGTGGTCGCAGCCATCCTCGGTCTCCTCGTCAAGCCACTGCAGAGCAGGCAGTCGGCGCAGCGAGAGGCCTCGGGAAAGCTGACGACGCTGGGCGCAGACACGGTCTCGGGCCTGCGGATCCTGCGTGGCATCGGAGGCGAGGGCGCGTTCACAGACCGGTACCGGCAGCAGTCGCAGCGTGTCCGCGAGGCCGGCGTCCGGGTCGCGACGACCCAGTCCTACCTCGATGCGCTCCAGGTCCTCCTGCCCGGCCTGTTCGTCGCGCTCGTCCTGTGGATGGGCGCTCAGCAGGCCGTCGCCGGAACCATCACACCCGGCCAGCTCGTGACGTTCTACGGGTACGCGACCTTCCTCACGTGGCCGATGCAGAACCTCACGCAGAGCATCCAGATCACGACGCGCGCCTTCGTCGCGGTCCGCAAGGTCATCACGGTCCTCGAGGTGACCCCGGCGGCCGCCGACGCCCCCGCGACGAGCCCCATGCCCCCGCACGGCGTGGAGCTCCGGGACGTCGTGACGGGCGTCACGCTCTCCCCCGGGAGGATCTCCGCCCTCGTCAGCGCGCACCCCGACACCTCCGCGCGCATCGCCACGCGGATGGGCCGGTTCGACGACTCTGCCGAGGCAGCGACCCCCGTCCACCTCGGTGGGGTGCCGCTCGCCGACCTCGACAAGGACGAGCTCCGGCGCAGGGTCGTCGTCGCCGAGGCGACACCGCACCTGTTCTCCGGGGTGCTCCGCGACGAGCTGGACGTCCGTGACCGGGCGACCGACGCGCAGATCCTCGACGCCCTGCGGGTCGCCGACGCCCAGGACGTCCTCGACTCGACACCGGGCGGTCTCCTCGGCGAGCTCCCGGAGAAAGGACGCTCGCTCTCCGGAGGCCAGCGCCAGCGCGTAGCCCTCGCGCGCGCCCTGCTCACCGAGGCCGAGCATCTCGTCCTCATCGAGCCTACGAGCGCCGTCGACGCACACACCGAGGCCCGGATCGCTGACCGTCTCGTCACGGCCCGAGCAGGACGCTCCACGCTCGTCGTCACCGCGAGCCCGCTCGTCCTCGACCGCGTCGACGAGGTCCTCGTCGTGCGCGACGGCGCGGTCGTCGCGACCGGCACGCACCGAGAGCTCCTCGAGGGCGTCGGCGAGCACCACGAGCACTACCGCACGATCGTCGGGCGCTCGCTCGGCGAGGAGACCCCCTCCACCGTCAGCACACCCGAGGAGGTGGCACCGTGAACGAGTCGCGTCTTCCCGTCGCCGACGGGGCCACGGTCCGCAAGCACTCAGCGATGCTCCTGCGCGCGAACAAGCGGCCCCTCGCTGTGGTGGTCAGCCTCCACACCGTGGCCGCGCTCGCCGGCCTCGCGGGTCCGCTGCTCCTCGGCGGGCTGGTCGACGCCGTCTCCGAGGGCACCACGTCCGCCTACGTCGATCGCGTGGTGCTCACCCTCGTCGCCGCTGTCCTCGTCCAGACGGTGCTCATCCGCTTCGCGCAGCGCAACGCAATGATCTTCGGCGAGACCGTCTTCGCCGACCTCCGTGAGGACTTCCTCGCGACGGTCACCGAGCTCCCCCTGTCGACCGTCGAGCGCTCCGGCACCGGAGACCTCCTCGGGCGCACGACGAACGACATCGACCGGATCCAGCACACCGTGCGCTTCGGTGTGCCACGGATCCTCGTCGCGACGGTGACGATCACGCTGACAGTCGTCGCAGCGCTCTTCACAGCACCGCTCGTCGCGTTCGCCATGCTCGTCGGGGTACCGATCTTCCTGGTCATCGGCCGCTGGTACCTCCGACGCGCGGCACCGGCCTACCAGCGCGAGTCGGCCTCGTACGCGACGCTCAACGGGACGATCACCGAGTCTGTCGAAGGCACCCGGACGGTCGACGCCCTCGGGCTCGGCGAACGCCGGCGCGAGCGGGTGCGCGCGAACCTGCGCGAGGCGTTCGCCGCGGAGAGCCGCACCCTGAACCTGCGCACCGTCCTCATCCCCGGGATGGACAGCGCCTTCGTCATCGCGCCCATCGCCGTGCTCCTGTGGGGGGCCTTCCTCATCTCCCACGGCACGGTCACCATCGGTGCGGTGACCACGGTCGTGCTCTACTCGATGCAGCTCATCGGCCCCATCTGGGAGCTGATCTTCTGGCTCGACGAGGCACAGGTCGCCACGACGTCGCTGGCTCGGATCGTCGGGGTCGGGCTCGTCGCCCGCGACCGCGAGGCAGGCGACCGCACGCCGGGCGACGAGCACATCGTCGCCACCGGCGTCGAGTACGCCTACCGGCCTGGCCACAACGTCCTCCACGGCATCGACCTCGATATCGCGGTGGGTGAGCGGCTCGCCGTCGTCGGCCCCTCGGGCGCCGGGAAGTCGACGCTCGGACGCATGCTCGCCGGCATCCACCCGCCCACCGGCGGCTCCGTCAAGGTGGGCGGCGTCCCGCTCGTCGAGCTGCCGCTCGAAGGTCTGCGCCGTCACGTCGCCCTCGTGACACAGGAGCACCACGTGTTTGTCGGGACCATCGCGGAGAACCTCCAGCTCGCCGACGCGACGGCGGACGACGCCGCGCTCCTCGCAGCGCTGGAAGCGGTCGACGCCCGCACGTGGGTCGAGGCCCTCGACGCAGGCCTCGCGACCGAGGTGGGGTCGGGCGGGTTCGTGCTCACGCCTGCGCAGGCGCAGCAGGTCGCGCTCGCTCGGCTCGTCCTCCTCGACCCGCACACCCTCGTCCTCGACGAGGCCACCTCGCTCCTCGACCCACGGGCGGCACGCCACCTGGAGCGCTCGCTCAACGCGGTCCTGTCCGGGCGCACGGTCGTCGCGATCGCGCACCGGCTGCACACGGCGCACGACGCCGACCGTGTCGCGGTCGTCGACGGCGGTCGGATCACCGAGATCGGATCGCACGACGAGCTCGTGGCCGCCGACGGCGACTACGCCCGGCTCTGGCACAGCTGGCAGCAGGCCTGACAGGACCCGTCGTCCCAGGCCGTTCACAGGGAGGTATGGCTCACTTGTCCGTTCACGCACCCCACCAGGACGCACGGGTCTCGAGCGCCCCGTGCGGCGCACCGGACGGAGCCTCAGATGAGCAAGCAGAAGTGGATCGTGACAGTCGTCGTGGTCGTGACCGTCGTCCTCCTCGTCATCGGCGGCACAGCGCTGTACGCGAAGACCCAGAACGACCAGGCCCCGGACGCCCTCACGCTCTCGACCGCCGAACCGACCAGCGCAGCCAGCGCTGACTCCGGTGCGACTGGCACCACGACGGACCTCACCGGCGACTGGACGGTCTCAGACGGTTCAGCGGCGGGCTATCGCGTCGCCGAGGTGCTCAACGGCCAGGACGTCACCGTGGTCGGGCGCACGCCGGACGTGAGCGGCACCGTGACGGTCGACGGGACCGACGTCACGACTGCAGACGTCACTGTCGACATGACGACCATCACCACCGACTCGAGCAGCCGCGACGGCAAGTTCCTCAGCATCCTGTCGACGGACACCTTCCCCACCGCGACGTTCACCCTGACGTCGCCGATGGACGTCTCGGCGATCGTCGACGGTGTCGCGTCGGTCGAGGGAACCGGTGACCTGACCGTCGCTGGGGTCACCCAGAGCGTCAGCGTGGCGTTCGAGGCGCAGAGCACCGAGGACGGCGTCGAGGTCTCGGGCTCGATCCCGGTCGACTTCGCGGACTACGGCGTGGACGCACCCGACCTCGGCTTCGTCAAGGTCGAGAGCTCGGGAACCGTAGAGATGCTCCTCGTCCTCACGCGCTGACCGCTCGCGGGCCGAGGCCGACTCAGGCCTGGTGCCCGCCGACGGTCGGGCCTGTGCTCGGCGCAGACCGGGCGAGGGCTCCGAAGGGGTCCTCGTCCGGGTCGGCTGCGGACCCACGCGCCTCGTCGCGGACGAGACGCAGCCACAGCATCACGGCGAAACCACCGAAGATCCACCACTGCAGCGCGTAGAAGAGGTTCTGAAGATCGAGCCCCTCGCCACCCTCGATCTGTGGCCGGGGAAGCAGGCTGACGCCCTCGTCCTGGGCGGGGTCCGAGGACGCGAGGACGACGTATCCGGAATAGATCGGCCCGCCCCACTGCCCGGCGAGCGCGGCGGAGCTGATCTCATCGGTCTGGCCGGCAGGGAGGTCGCCCTCTCCGGTCGCCTCTGACGCTTGCACGTATCCCGTGACCCGGACCGTCCCCGACGGGGGGTCGAGCGCGGCCGAGTCTGCGGTCGGGACCCATCCACGCACGACCGGGAGCACCGGTGCACCTGAGAGACCGGCCCACGAGGCACCCTCGGTACCGTCGTCGCTCACGCGCAGCGGCGTGAGCACGAGATAACCGGTCTGCCCGTCCAGGGCACGACCAGCGACGAGAAGCTGCTGCGAGGCGTCGTACTCGCCCTCGACCCAGGTCTGCCGTCCGACGAGGTCTCCTGGGAACGTCGTCTGGGGCGGGAGGAGGACTCCGAGCCCTTCGGGCTCCTCGTCAGCGAGGCGAGCGGCTTCGTCCGCTGCGGCGTGCGTCGCCGCGAGATCACCGCGCTCGTACGCGCGATCCAGCTGCCAGACGCCGAGCCGGCCGCAGACGAGCGCGGCAGCGAGGAACACGAAGAGCAGCGCGATCATGCGGGGCTGGCGCGCGACGGCTCCGAACGACCTCCGTGCGACAGGGGCGGGTCCGGGGGCTTCTGGCACGATCTCAGGCTACCCCGGAGCCCTGTCCGGAACGTGTCAGATCCTCGCAGGTAAGCGCATCCCCGACCCTCGTGACCAAGGTCACCTGCTGTCGGTGTCGTCTACCACGCCCGACGCGACAGCCGGGGCACAAAAGGCCTAGTTCACGCCCGCCGCCGATACTGTTACATGAAAGTGTCAGACTCGAGCCGGTAGGAGATCTTCATGAGCACCACCGCACCCATCGATGCAGCGCAGCTGTCCGCACACCACCCCACGACTGCTCCTCGACCAGGTGAGTGGCGGTCTCGACCTGTCGAGCCGCTCAGTGACGAGACGCTCCGCCGCGTCGACGGGTGGTGGCGTGCAGCCAACTATCTCTCCGTCGGTCAGATCTACCTGCTCGACAACCCTCTCCTGCGCACCGAGCTCGACCGCGACCACGTCAAGCCCCGGCTCCTCGGACACTGGGGCACCACTCCTGGCCTCAACTTCCTCTACGCCCACCTCAACCGGGCGATCCGCGAGCGCGCACTGTCGAGCATCTTCATCACCGGCCCAGGTCATGGCGGACCGGGCCTCGTCGCCAACTCCTACCTCGAAGGCACCTACACCGAGACGTACCCGGACATCACCCAGGACGAGGAGGGCATGCACCGGCTGTTCCGGCAGTTCTCCTTCCCGGGTGGCATCCCGAGCCACGTCGCCCCAGAGACGCCCGGATCGATCCACGAGGGCGGCGAGCTCGGCTACGCGCTCTCTCACGCGTACGGCGCGGCGTTCGACAACCCTGACCTCCTCGTGGCGGCCGTCGTCGGTGACGGCGAGGCCGAGACCGGCCCTCTCGCCACGAGCTGGCACTCGAACAAGTTCGTCAACCCGGCCAAGGACGGCGTCGTCCTGCCGATCCTCCACCTCAACGGCTACAAGATCGCCAACCCGACCGTCCTCGCCCGGATCAGCGAGGAGGAGCTGTACTCCCTCATGGTCGGGTACGGCCACACGCCGTACGTCTTCGAGGGTGGCTTCGACGGTGAGGACCACATCGCGGTCCACCAGCGCTTCGCCCAGCTGCTCGACGACGTGCTCAACGACATCGCGGCCATCAAGGCACGCGCTGCGGCGGGCGACGACTCTCGCCCGATGTGGCCGATGATCGTCTTCCGCACACCCAAGGGCTGGACGTGCCCGGCGGAGATCGACGGGAAGAAGACCGAGGGCTCGTGGCGTGCGCACCAGGTGCCGCTCGCGAGCGCCCGTGACACGCCCGAGCACCTCCAGGTCCTCAAGGGCTGGATGAAGTCGTACCGCGCCGAGGAGCTCTTCGACGCCGAGGGCCGTCTCGATGCCGACATCGCTACGCTCGCCCCGGACGGCGAGCTGCGCATGAGCGCGAACCCGCACACCAACGGCGGCCTGCTCATGAAGGACCTGCGCCTGCCGAACTTCCGCGACTACGCGGTCGACGTCCCGACGCCTGCTGGGTCGATCAGCGAGGCGACCAAGGTGCTCGGCACCTGGCTCACGGACGTCATCCGTCTCAACCCGGACAACTTCCGGATCTTCGGTCCGGACGAGACCGCGTCCAACCGCCTCCAGGCTGTCTTCGACGCGACCGACAAGGTCTGGAACGCCGGCTACCTGCCCAGCGACGCCGACGACCACCTCGCCCGTGCGGGCAGGGTCGTCGAGATGCTCTCCGAGCACCAGTGCCAGGGATGGCTCGAGGGGTACCTCCTCACCGGACGCCACGGCATGTTCAACTGCTACGAGGCGTTCATCCACATCATCGACTCGATGTTCAACCAGCACGCCAAGTGGCTCAAGGTCACCCGCGAGATCCCGTGGCGCAGGCCGGTCCCGTCGCTGAACTACCTGCTCTCGAGCCACGTCTGGCGCCAGGACCACAACGGCTTCTCGCACCAGGACCCCGGGTTCATCGACCATGTCGTGAACAAGAAGGCCGAGGTCGTGCGCGTCTACCTTCCGCCGGACGCCAACACCCTTCTCAGCACGTACGACCACTGCCTGCGCAGCCGGGACTACGTCAACGTGGTC
This sequence is a window from Sanguibacter antarcticus. Protein-coding genes within it:
- a CDS encoding SURF1 family protein, with amino-acid sequence MPEAPGPAPVARRSFGAVARQPRMIALLFVFLAAALVCGRLGVWQLDRAYERGDLAATHAAADEAARLADEEPEGLGVLLPPQTTFPGDLVGRQTWVEGEYDASQQLLVAGRALDGQTGYLVLTPLRVSDDGTEGASWAGLSGAPVLPVVRGWVPTADSAALDPPSGTVRVTGYVQASEATGEGDLPAGQTDEISSAALAGQWGGPIYSGYVVLASSDPAQDEGVSLLPRPQIEGGEGLDLQNLFYALQWWIFGGFAVMLWLRLVRDEARGSAADPDEDPFGALARSAPSTGPTVGGHQA
- a CDS encoding YceI family protein — protein: MSKQKWIVTVVVVVTVVLLVIGGTALYAKTQNDQAPDALTLSTAEPTSAASADSGATGTTTDLTGDWTVSDGSAAGYRVAEVLNGQDVTVVGRTPDVSGTVTVDGTDVTTADVTVDMTTITTDSSSRDGKFLSILSTDTFPTATFTLTSPMDVSAIVDGVASVEGTGDLTVAGVTQSVSVAFEAQSTEDGVEVSGSIPVDFADYGVDAPDLGFVKVESSGTVEMLLVLTR
- a CDS encoding ABC transporter ATP-binding protein gives rise to the protein MLLRANKRPLAVVVSLHTVAALAGLAGPLLLGGLVDAVSEGTTSAYVDRVVLTLVAAVLVQTVLIRFAQRNAMIFGETVFADLREDFLATVTELPLSTVERSGTGDLLGRTTNDIDRIQHTVRFGVPRILVATVTITLTVVAALFTAPLVAFAMLVGVPIFLVIGRWYLRRAAPAYQRESASYATLNGTITESVEGTRTVDALGLGERRRERVRANLREAFAAESRTLNLRTVLIPGMDSAFVIAPIAVLLWGAFLISHGTVTIGAVTTVVLYSMQLIGPIWELIFWLDEAQVATTSLARIVGVGLVARDREAGDRTPGDEHIVATGVEYAYRPGHNVLHGIDLDIAVGERLAVVGPSGAGKSTLGRMLAGIHPPTGGSVKVGGVPLVELPLEGLRRHVALVTQEHHVFVGTIAENLQLADATADDAALLAALEAVDARTWVEALDAGLATEVGSGGFVLTPAQAQQVALARLVLLDPHTLVLDEATSLLDPRAARHLERSLNAVLSGRTVVAIAHRLHTAHDADRVAVVDGGRITEIGSHDELVAADGDYARLWHSWQQA
- a CDS encoding ABC transporter ATP-binding protein yields the protein MLVIVRPLPLPDPGTPPLTSPLAFLLWQARQQRGVLALSVTCGILTFLSQAVTPFVLGHALDEGLEKGLGRTLLLWALVMLGAGVVQVVAGAFGHRFDVENWLRAAFSTSQLVGDTISRSGDAITEDLATGEVVSTVATDAMRLGELFFNAARLIGSLVAYVGVAVLMLVTSPSLGIVVVVGLPVVAAILGLLVKPLQSRQSAQREASGKLTTLGADTVSGLRILRGIGGEGAFTDRYRQQSQRVREAGVRVATTQSYLDALQVLLPGLFVALVLWMGAQQAVAGTITPGQLVTFYGYATFLTWPMQNLTQSIQITTRAFVAVRKVITVLEVTPAAADAPATSPMPPHGVELRDVVTGVTLSPGRISALVSAHPDTSARIATRMGRFDDSAEAATPVHLGGVPLADLDKDELRRRVVVAEATPHLFSGVLRDELDVRDRATDAQILDALRVADAQDVLDSTPGGLLGELPEKGRSLSGGQRQRVALARALLTEAEHLVLIEPTSAVDAHTEARIADRLVTARAGRSTLVVTASPLVLDRVDEVLVVRDGAVVATGTHRELLEGVGEHHEHYRTIVGRSLGEETPSTVSTPEEVAP
- a CDS encoding DUF3817 domain-containing protein encodes the protein MTSPSTPDAPTTPGDVGDGSAPGSGAAARAAREKIIVAGEGALKRYRFMAYVTGVMLLLLCVEMVLVYGLRIGPDAKRFIAWIPFAHGWIYVVYLITVVDLWSKMRWAFGRLVVMVLGGVVPVMSFVVEKRVHADADAKIAAARAA
- a CDS encoding phosphoketolase family protein; translation: MSTTAPIDAAQLSAHHPTTAPRPGEWRSRPVEPLSDETLRRVDGWWRAANYLSVGQIYLLDNPLLRTELDRDHVKPRLLGHWGTTPGLNFLYAHLNRAIRERALSSIFITGPGHGGPGLVANSYLEGTYTETYPDITQDEEGMHRLFRQFSFPGGIPSHVAPETPGSIHEGGELGYALSHAYGAAFDNPDLLVAAVVGDGEAETGPLATSWHSNKFVNPAKDGVVLPILHLNGYKIANPTVLARISEEELYSLMVGYGHTPYVFEGGFDGEDHIAVHQRFAQLLDDVLNDIAAIKARAAAGDDSRPMWPMIVFRTPKGWTCPAEIDGKKTEGSWRAHQVPLASARDTPEHLQVLKGWMKSYRAEELFDAEGRLDADIATLAPDGELRMSANPHTNGGLLMKDLRLPNFRDYAVDVPTPAGSISEATKVLGTWLTDVIRLNPDNFRIFGPDETASNRLQAVFDATDKVWNAGYLPSDADDHLARAGRVVEMLSEHQCQGWLEGYLLTGRHGMFNCYEAFIHIIDSMFNQHAKWLKVTREIPWRRPVPSLNYLLSSHVWRQDHNGFSHQDPGFIDHVVNKKAEVVRVYLPPDANTLLSTYDHCLRSRDYVNVVVAGKQPAPNFLTMDQAVAHCTRGLGIWEWAGTEVPGEDPDVVLGCAGDVPTLEVLAAADLLRQHLPELKVRVVNVVDLMRLQDAKEHSHGLSDRDFDTLFTTDKPVVFAYHGYPWLIHRLTYRRAGHTNIHVRGYKEEGTTTTPFDMVMLNDLDRFHLVIDVIDQVPHLRSKSAILRQKMEDARLDARKYTRDHGEDDPAIRDWVWPDAGETATAVGGPQGTVPSTASTGGDNE